One genomic segment of Marinitoga piezophila KA3 includes these proteins:
- a CDS encoding ATP-binding protein → MRITVLSGKGGTGKTTVSTNLAYALSKKYKIQLLDVDVEEPNDHLFFNIDFYKEESVDMLLPVVDNNACIRCGECAKACQFGAISVFPTGTLVFESLCHGCGACAMVCPVDAITEKPKSLGKIKLGKINENLEFGMGLLNIGEPSGVRIIRELKKHIDDNADVVLIDSQPGTSCPVVESLRNADFAILVTEPTTFGLHDLSLAVDLVKEMGIPSGIIVNRDSDDTTIIDDYAREANVPILLKIPFDREIAKLYSEGKIFSEYLPEWEEKFLNVFDEIKGLVK, encoded by the coding sequence ATGAGAATAACCGTTTTAAGTGGTAAAGGTGGAACAGGAAAAACTACAGTTTCAACAAATTTAGCTTATGCATTATCAAAAAAATATAAAATTCAATTATTAGATGTTGATGTTGAAGAACCAAATGATCATCTTTTTTTCAATATAGACTTTTATAAAGAAGAAAGTGTAGATATGTTATTACCAGTAGTTGATAATAATGCATGTATTAGATGTGGTGAATGTGCAAAAGCCTGTCAATTCGGAGCAATTTCAGTATTTCCAACGGGAACGTTGGTTTTTGAAAGTTTATGTCATGGTTGTGGGGCATGTGCAATGGTATGTCCTGTTGATGCAATTACAGAGAAACCAAAAAGCCTCGGTAAAATCAAGTTAGGTAAAATCAATGAAAATCTCGAATTTGGAATGGGATTATTAAATATTGGAGAACCTTCAGGAGTAAGGATTATAAGGGAATTAAAAAAACATATAGATGATAATGCCGATGTTGTTTTAATAGATTCACAACCAGGAACTTCTTGTCCTGTTGTTGAAAGTTTGAGAAATGCAGATTTTGCTATTCTTGTAACTGAACCAACTACATTTGGATTGCATGATTTAAGCCTTGCTGTAGATCTGGTGAAAGAAATGGGAATCCCGTCAGGTATTATTGTAAATAGAGATAGTGATGATACAACAATTATAGATGATTATGCCAGAGAAGCAAATGTACCAATATTATTGAAGATACCTTTTGATAGAGAAATTGCTAAATTATATTCAGAAGGAAAAATCTTTTCTGAGTATTTACCAGAATGGGAAGAAAAATTCTTAAATGTGTTTGATGAAATAAAGGGGTTGGTTAAATGA
- the rsmA gene encoding 16S rRNA (adenine(1518)-N(6)/adenine(1519)-N(6))-dimethyltransferase RsmA produces the protein MKTSDWLKKYNIQLKKSLGQNFLSTSEYAKKIVKKGSVTEEDTVIEIGPGAGTLTEEIAKTGAKLYAFEIDERLKPLLLERFKEYQNVEIQFIDFLKANISEIQKPKYIANIPYYITSPILEKIFFETPDFQLALLMVQKEYGERMMAKSGKNYSPLSIFVQFFCKVEKVLNVPPHAFIPNPKVDSVVLKLTPKEDIPDINKKGFFKFVHVAFSQRRKTIRNNLKGLIKDRLDELLEKSDIDPKTRPENISIEKFIILYNNYMKLKNDY, from the coding sequence ATGAAGACATCAGACTGGTTAAAAAAATATAATATACAACTAAAAAAAAGTCTTGGACAGAATTTTTTGTCTACATCTGAATATGCTAAAAAAATAGTAAAAAAAGGTTCTGTAACAGAGGAGGATACAGTTATAGAAATAGGACCTGGTGCAGGCACACTAACAGAGGAAATTGCTAAAACCGGGGCAAAACTATATGCATTTGAAATAGATGAACGACTTAAACCATTATTATTAGAACGATTTAAAGAATATCAAAATGTAGAAATTCAATTTATAGATTTTTTAAAAGCGAATATATCAGAAATTCAGAAACCAAAGTATATCGCCAATATTCCGTATTATATAACCTCACCAATACTAGAAAAGATTTTTTTTGAGACGCCAGATTTTCAATTAGCGTTATTAATGGTTCAAAAAGAATATGGCGAAAGAATGATGGCAAAAAGCGGGAAAAATTATAGCCCTTTGAGTATATTTGTCCAATTTTTTTGTAAGGTGGAAAAAGTATTAAATGTTCCACCTCATGCATTTATTCCAAATCCAAAAGTTGATTCTGTTGTATTAAAATTAACTCCAAAAGAAGATATTCCTGATATTAACAAAAAAGGATTTTTCAAATTTGTTCATGTTGCGTTTTCGCAGAGGAGAAAAACAATACGGAATAATTTAAAGGGATTAATAAAGGATAGGCTTGATGAATTACTTGAAAAATCAGATATAGATCCAAAAACAAGGCCGGAAAATATTTCTATAGAAAAATTTATAATCTTATACAATAATTATATGAAATTAAAAAATGATTATTGA
- a CDS encoding AI-2E family transporter, protein MKKSFWFIMMYLIVFMISLKIFSTIVGSLVIAMFFTILIDVIASYLEKIKIPRKLTVPIASLIFYGAIVYAFYSVIPITIEESKKVFDSIAEFDFQGIPGTTGEVVNTLLDTAGDYLRNMIVQFASYLASNISNFLTIALLLIVASGYMAIASKRMWNLIDMFFPNSEIDSTKDFLIKTYSDLRKFVSGQIITALSVGVITWIMALIFGFPYALFLGILAGITDFIPYLGIFITAIPILLLGFTNFGLMGLLKGVIIITFANQLEMWVLAPRISGGQVNINWFLILTSMLIFAQLYGVVGVLITIPLLIIFKNIWKMYVVDYLKKI, encoded by the coding sequence ATGAAAAAAAGCTTTTGGTTTATAATGATGTATTTAATAGTGTTTATGATATCATTAAAAATTTTCTCTACAATAGTTGGAAGTTTAGTAATAGCCATGTTCTTTACTATTTTAATAGATGTAATTGCATCATATCTTGAAAAAATAAAAATACCGAGAAAACTTACTGTTCCTATAGCTTCATTGATATTTTATGGAGCAATAGTATATGCTTTTTATAGTGTAATTCCTATTACAATAGAAGAGAGTAAAAAGGTTTTTGATTCAATAGCTGAATTTGATTTCCAGGGGATTCCCGGGACAACTGGTGAAGTTGTAAATACATTATTGGATACTGCAGGAGATTATTTAAGAAATATGATAGTTCAATTTGCAAGTTATTTAGCTTCTAATATATCCAATTTTCTAACTATTGCATTATTATTAATAGTGGCATCAGGATATATGGCAATAGCAAGTAAAAGAATGTGGAATCTTATTGATATGTTTTTTCCAAATTCCGAAATAGATAGCACAAAGGATTTTTTAATAAAAACATATAGTGATTTGAGAAAATTTGTTTCAGGGCAGATAATAACAGCATTATCAGTTGGTGTGATAACCTGGATAATGGCATTGATATTTGGTTTTCCTTATGCTTTATTTTTAGGAATACTTGCAGGTATTACAGATTTTATACCATATTTAGGAATATTTATTACAGCAATTCCAATATTACTATTAGGATTTACTAACTTTGGTTTAATGGGATTATTAAAGGGAGTAATAATAATAACCTTTGCCAATCAACTTGAAATGTGGGTGCTTGCACCAAGAATTTCAGGAGGTCAGGTAAATATAAACTGGTTTTTAATATTAACTTCAATGTTAATTTTTGCCCAATTATACGGTGTGGTTGGTGTATTAATAACAATTCCTTTGCTGATAATATTTAAAAATATCTGGAAAATGTATGTTGTTGATTATTTAAAGAAAATATAA
- the ruvX gene encoding Holliday junction resolvase RuvX: protein MKFIALDYGLKKTGIATAEAALKIPTIKNSVGSDKLLKVLENEIFKDGDIFIVGLPISMSGRYSTQTFKTIDFAIKLKNKFNSEVYLVDERLTTQNSYLMTKDFLNSKKAKKKKDENSALIILQRYLANPANSIKLVSQKEYKIEYDESYNDKKILIDNVIIKNSKIYSIADVYATDPYIFWWYFKRNVHSTTLESDLEPPYDIIFNSKEVE from the coding sequence TTGAAATTTATAGCGCTTGACTATGGATTAAAAAAAACAGGTATAGCTACTGCAGAGGCTGCTTTGAAAATTCCAACAATAAAAAACAGTGTTGGAAGCGATAAATTATTAAAGGTGCTTGAAAATGAAATTTTTAAAGATGGAGATATATTTATAGTAGGTCTTCCAATATCAATGTCCGGGAGATATTCCACACAAACATTTAAAACAATAGATTTTGCAATAAAACTAAAAAATAAATTTAATTCTGAAGTGTATTTGGTAGATGAAAGACTTACAACACAAAATAGCTATTTAATGACAAAGGATTTTTTAAATTCTAAAAAGGCAAAAAAGAAAAAAGATGAAAATAGTGCATTGATTATATTACAACGTTATCTGGCTAATCCAGCTAATTCTATAAAATTAGTATCTCAAAAAGAATATAAAATAGAATATGATGAATCATATAATGATAAAAAAATATTAATAGATAATGTAATAATAAAAAATTCAAAGATATATTCGATAGCAGATGTCTATGCAACAGACCCATATATCTTCTGGTGGTATTTTAAAAGAAATGTTCATTCCACAACTCTGGAATCAGATCTTGAACCTCCATATGATATAATATTTAATTCTAAGGAGGTAGAATAA
- a CDS encoding adenylosuccinate synthase, which yields MERVAIVGAQWGDEGKGKVVNYFSGNYEWIVRFSGGANAGHTIYYKGKKYVNHLLPSIIPEGDSKAFLGAGMVIDIEQLIKELEILEADFPGVSSKIYIDLEAFLVLPYHKEEDGILEELRKNPIGTTRKGIGPAYTDKVSREGFKIYHLFDEKLLRERLEEVMYLKKNIYKERFNFTSEEIFNYLMEQKRKLEKLNVKFTSAIDMAQVFRNTSVLFEGAQGVLLDLDFGTYPFVTSGATMAHGVSSVGFSTFELDEVLGVLKAYTTRVGEGPFPTEEFGEIGEKIRKFGNEFGATTGRPRRVGWLDLPALRYAKLRSGLTKFVITKADVLNGFDEIKVCVAYDVNGEIKEIPSSSYDFFVGKPVYETLKGWPDTNHVNFLKYMAFIEEKTGIEISHISYGPKTEEMCTKNDLIKNI from the coding sequence ATGGAAAGAGTTGCTATTGTTGGTGCTCAATGGGGTGATGAAGGAAAAGGAAAGGTGGTAAATTATTTTTCTGGAAATTACGAATGGATAGTAAGGTTTTCTGGTGGTGCCAATGCCGGTCATACAATATATTATAAAGGGAAAAAATATGTAAATCATTTGCTTCCGTCTATAATTCCTGAGGGGGATTCAAAGGCATTTTTAGGTGCTGGAATGGTTATAGATATTGAACAATTAATAAAAGAACTGGAAATATTAGAAGCAGATTTTCCAGGAGTTTCATCAAAAATATACATAGATTTAGAAGCCTTTCTTGTTCTTCCGTATCATAAAGAAGAGGATGGAATCCTTGAAGAATTAAGAAAAAATCCAATAGGTACAACAAGAAAAGGAATAGGTCCAGCATATACAGATAAAGTATCAAGAGAAGGATTTAAAATATATCATTTATTTGATGAAAAACTTTTAAGAGAACGATTAGAAGAAGTAATGTATTTAAAGAAAAATATATACAAAGAAAGATTTAATTTTACATCTGAAGAAATTTTTAATTATTTAATGGAACAAAAAAGAAAGCTTGAAAAATTAAATGTCAAATTCACATCAGCAATAGATATGGCGCAGGTATTCAGAAATACTTCTGTTCTCTTTGAAGGTGCTCAGGGTGTATTGCTTGACCTTGATTTTGGGACATATCCATTTGTAACCTCTGGTGCAACAATGGCTCATGGTGTATCTTCTGTAGGGTTTTCAACATTTGAATTAGATGAGGTATTGGGAGTATTGAAAGCGTATACCACAAGGGTTGGTGAAGGGCCATTTCCAACAGAGGAATTTGGTGAAATTGGAGAAAAAATAAGAAAATTTGGAAATGAATTTGGTGCAACAACTGGAAGGCCAAGAAGGGTTGGCTGGCTTGATTTACCAGCTTTGAGATATGCAAAATTGAGATCAGGTTTGACAAAATTTGTTATTACCAAAGCCGATGTTTTAAATGGTTTTGATGAAATTAAAGTGTGTGTTGCATATGATGTAAATGGTGAAATAAAAGAAATTCCATCTTCTTCATATGATTTTTTTGTTGGAAAACCTGTATATGAGACATTAAAAGGCTGGCCAGATACAAATCATGTTAATTTCTTAAAGTATATGGCGTTTATTGAAGAAAAAACAGGAATAGAAATATCTCATATTTCATATGGTCCTAAAACAGAGGAAATGTGCACAAAAAATGATTTAATAAAAAATATTTAA
- a CDS encoding DUF5320 family protein, which produces MRYGNGGYGFGRGMGRGYGRGFGRGAGFGRGYGRGFGGYGRYYDEPYDDYYGYSVEEEKAMLLDYKRYLEEELHFVEERLRELDRYNQGGER; this is translated from the coding sequence ATGAGATACGGAAATGGTGGATATGGTTTTGGAAGAGGCATGGGTAGAGGATATGGAAGAGGATTCGGTAGAGGAGCAGGATTTGGACGTGGTTATGGAAGAGGTTTTGGTGGATACGGAAGATATTACGATGAACCATATGATGATTACTATGGATATTCAGTAGAAGAAGAAAAAGCTATGCTTTTGGATTATAAAAGATATCTTGAAGAGGAGTTGCATTTTGTAGAAGAAAGATTAAGAGAACTCGATAGATATAATCAGGGAGGTGAAAGATGA